A genome region from Penicillium psychrofluorescens genome assembly, chromosome: 3 includes the following:
- a CDS encoding uncharacterized protein (ID:PFLUO_005500-T1.cds;~source:funannotate): MAAPVDLSHHFSSVSRNRNASAVKEFYKYFAIPGIVNFAAGQPHPSYFPYDTLEANVALPQRFNVSNTSDAAPTPASARVTVPKESRTADLQRRIDLTTALQYGLAEGYPPLHSFIRQFTRDHLHPNVPYAGGPEIIMTCGSTDGFSKVIELFTNSWNPDRDWIQQREGMLCEEFTYMNAIQTARPRGINVVGVAMDGQGIRATGKGGLEDVLKNWDFRRGRQPHLLYTIAVGQNPTGGTLSVERKKEVYAICQKYDVIIVEDEPYWNLQFPSAYEMSTRYRGPSSEPSLYTQNYNAQGKSSGYAFLDSLVPSYLSMDTEGRVVRLDTFSKTIAPGSRLGWMTAQPGIIERVTRITEVSTQQPSGFVQSLVAKVLMGPPQDEHVSAKKDALGWQMDGWVRWLEGLRNSYEGRMQAMCTILEESKYFVKESTAASDDSAHEWEVVDRTQMFDFVWPMGGMFLWLEVYFDTHPLRSRYSSEVLSKAFWVHLTKVPQPCLVGPGKMFGATPHSAEQAHKYFRLAFAPMDASEVSDVTHRLTEGFRSFWQRKNLDGLDDGPGSDVEAAMRLGSTVNLFGMGC; the protein is encoded by the exons ATGGCAGCCCCCGTGGATTTGTCGCACCACTTTTCCTCGGTCTCGAGGAATCGGAATGCCAGCGCTGTCAAGGAATTCTACAAGTACTTTGCCATCCCCGGCATCGTCAATTTCGCCGCCG GCCAACCACACCCATCCTACTTCCCCTACGACACCTTGGAAGCCAATGTCGCTCTGCCCCAGCGGTTCAACGTCTCCAACACCAGCGATGCCGCCCCCACGCCGGCCTCCGCCCGTGTAACAGTGCCCAAGGAAAGCCGCACGGCCGATCTCCAGCGGCGCATTGACCTGACCACGGCCCTGCAGTACGGACTCGCTGAAGGCTATCCCCCACTCCACTCGTTTATCCGCCAGTTCACGCGCGACCACCTTCATCCCAATGTCCCCTATGCGGGCGGCCCGGAGATCATCATGACCTGCGGGTCCACTGATGGTTTCTCCAAGGTGATCGAGCTGTTTACCAATTCATGGAACCCTGATCGCGACTGGATCCAACAGCGGGAGGGCATGTTGTGCGAGGAATTTACCTACATGAATGCCATTCAGACGGCTAGACCGAGGGGGATCAATGTAGTGGGCGTCGCTATGGATGGCCAGGGCATACGTGCTACGGGTAAAGGTGGTCTGGAAGATGTGCTGAAGAACTGGGATTTCCGGCGTGGCCGACAGCCGCACTTGCTGTATACCATTGC AGTCGGGCAGAATCCCACGGGAGGAACGCTGTCGgtggagcgcaagaaggaggtcTACGCTATCTGCCAGAAGTACGACGTGATcatcgtcgaggatgagccgTACTGGAACCTGCAGTTCCCATCGGCGTACGAGATGTCGACTCGCTACCGCGGCCCATCGTCTGAGCCATCTTTGTACACGCAAAACTACAACGCACAGGGCAAATCATCCGGCTACGCGTTTCTGGACTCGCTGGTTCCGTCGTATCTGTCGATGGACACCGAGGGCCGTGTTGTGCGACTAGACACCTTCTCCAAGACCATCGCACCGGGCAGTCGGCTGGGATGGATGACTGCACAGCCTGGTATCATCGAGCGTGTGACTCGAATCACAGAAGTCTCAACACAGCAGCCCTCCGGCTTCGTGCAGTCTCTGGTTGCGAAAGTGTTGATGGGCCCTCCGCAGGATGAACACGTCTCTGCCAAAAAGGATGCACTGGGCTGGCAGATGGATGGCTGGGTACGCTGGCTAGAGGGTCTGCGCAACAGCTACGAAGGGCGCATGCAAGCCATGTGCACGATTCTTGAAGAAAGCAAGTATTTCGTCAAGGAGAGCACAGCTGCGTCTGACGATTCCGCCCATGAATGGGAGGTAGTCGACCGGACGCAAATGTTCGACTTTGTCTGGCCGATGGGCGGCATGTTCCTCTGGCTCGAGGTATATTTCGACACGCACCCCTTGCGATCGCGGTATAGCTCCGAAGTGCTGTCCAAGGCGTTCTGGGTCCATCTGACGAAAGTCCCACAGCCGTGCCTTGTCGGCCCAGGGAAGATGTTCGGTGCGACTCCGCACTCTGCTGAACAAGCTCACAAGTACTTCCGATTGGCATTTGCGCCCATGGATGCCAGTGAGGTCTCGGATGTCACGCACAGACTGACCGAGGGGTTCCGGTCGTTCTGGCAGCGCAAGAATCTCGATGGTCTGGATGATGGGCCCGGTAGCGATGTTGAGGCAGCTATGCGACTTGGTTCTACAGTGAATCTTTTTGGAATGGGCTGTTAA
- a CDS encoding uncharacterized protein (ID:PFLUO_005501-T1.cds;~source:funannotate), with the protein MSQLDALQNQELAEEIEAINAIYEPDTVTVSRTVTVSRTATAAATNHTLDLGNAGSPNDNHTYTATVTLQIPSQPHLSFLLGFLASYPETRPVVLGTASTAARGEGKIAVDVLEDIVQRTWQSGAVCLFDVISEAVETFPELNIGGNKDESLGDATATAAADEPSSAQTTTTGESAATIPAEAFATLSLRDTFGLDSPPAWILSDVVTEKKSVFLGRAARVESLEQAQAFLDHLTTTDRKVAAATHNISAWRIRHKKAGAPNGESETVVQDYDDDGETAAGGRLLHVMQLMDVWNVVVVVTRWYGGIHLGPARFRLINDVGRDALVKAGFTKGDNSPAGSAEKGKKKSKK; encoded by the coding sequence ATGTCACAGCTCGACGCCCTGCAGAACCAGGAGCTCGCCGAAGAAATAGAAGCCATCAATGCCATCTACGAGCCCGACACCGTGACCGTGAGCCGCACCGTGACCGTGAGCCGCACCGCGACGGCCGCCGCAACGAACCACACTCTTGACCTGGGAAATGCCGGATCCCCGAATGACAACCATACATACACCGCAACGGTAACGCTCCAGATCCCCAGCCAGCCGCATCTCTCGTTCCTGCTTGGCTTCTTGGCTTCCTACCCCGAGACCCGGCCTGTCGTGCTGGGGACGGCGTCCACCGCGGCGCGCGGTGAGGGGAAGATCGCGGTCGATGTGTTGGAGGATATTGTGCAGCGGACATGGCAGTCTGGAGCAGTCTGTCTGTTTGATGTTATCAGTGAGGCGGTGGAGACATTTCCGGAGTTGAATATTGGTGGAAACAAAGATGAGAGTCTGGGAGATGCTACAGctacagcagcagcagatgaaCCATCTTCGGCTCAAACTACTACAACCGGTGAATCAGCAGCGACGATACCTGCTGAAGCGTTCGCCACGCTGTCCCTGCGAGACACATTCGGGCTCGACAGCCCACCAGCCTGGATCCTCTCCGACGTGGTGACAGAGAAGAAATCCGTGTTTTTGGGTCGCGCCGCCCGCGTCGAGAGTCTAGAGCAGGCGCAGGCGTTTCTAGATCATCTCACCACGACAGACCGAAAAGTCGCTGCGGCAACGCACAACATCAGTGCTTGGCGCATCCGCCATAAGAAAGCTGGTGCTCCGAATGGAGAATCGGAGACCGTCGTCCAGGACTATGACGATGACGGGGAGACGGCTGCTGGTGGCCGTTTACTTCATGTCATGCAGTTGATGGATGTGTGGAATGTGGTCGTGGTTGTCACGCGGTGGTATGGCGGGATTCATCTTGGACCGGCGAGGTTTCGCTTGATCAACGATGTTGGTCGTGATGCCCTGGTTAAGGCGGGCTTCACTAAGGGAGACAATTCCCCAGCGGGAAGCGCcgagaagggcaagaagaagagcaagaagtGA